AAATTCTCTACTAAATTTATACAAAGCCAAGAACAAACTTGTATTCCtatgctttaaaaatcaaatattacgaTTCCTATTCATGCGATCATACAATCGAAAATCGTGATTCATTTTTACACaatcatagctgccaacatggataggaaaaaatccagtaaattttcaaaataatgtaagtttcatgataattgttgcaaatTATACTCAATGTTTTACACATAGCGAATTTTTgtggatttttatagtcatcaaaataggaaaactgcaatattttccagttatgatttcacattaaatgatcttgaaatgttatgtttattcataattttaaatagtagtaGTAAAATGAGGATATCTTCCTTATGTATTAGtgacacttatttaaatattcaagcaggGCAATAATCTGCACAAAAGTTCTATTTCAAGAgggattttttaaggaaactttttcaattttagtgaattttcaaaaatgtacaaaaaccagaagaatttttattaaaccaggaGAAACtcgcaaaatccagtagagttggcagctatgtaaaACATTAGAATCAAATATTATActtcatattcatgtgattttaaaatcaaacttggTTCATATTTAGGTgtttaagaaatcaaatatcTCGATACGCATATTCATTCTACTTaatataatgcatattaaaaCTGTGATGAgcgaaaagaaaaagttttatttctgatcTACTCCTAAATTCAGTGTTCATGcgaacaattaaaatatatttaaataattttcccaaAACTACATAGTTTTATTACTCAAGGATAATCTAAATCTGTGTAAAGAATCTATATTagcaattgtgaaaaaaattaaatacagtcaaaccccgctatagtgaaccttcaagggaccgaaatttcggttcactatatccgttacgcaggcaatttcactaatggttcccaaactcctcctttttattacattatattcatataaatgactaaaaaatattatgtagtagcaaaaaatgtgttatttttcatcactcttCNTTTTTTTCATTgacgttaattttttaacaatttcagatGCTagacaatgtttcttaaaaaatctgtaatatcATGTGCTTTCCAatcttaaagtttatattattgatactttAGTATATACTCTTAGAATAACAGAACCTTCAGAATAACACCAAATGAGCGAGTGGCGCCAATTTCGGTGTATCATCTGGCAACCCCCTTGGACAAAAATATGACTGCAGTGCATGCGCTCCTGGATATTGTCATCACTCTTTTCAATATAGGCACTCTAATATATACATGTTTAAGAAATCTAATATCTCAATATGCGTATTCAATCTACTTTAAAGCTGTAATGAGCTAAAAGAATAAGTTTTGTTCCTGATCTACTCCTAAATTCAGTGTTcatacaaacaattaaaaaatatttaaattttcccaaagctacatagtttatttttttattactcaagGATAATCCAAGTCTGTATAAAGAATCTACATCTATATTagcaattgttaaaaaaaaaaaaatattttttttccttaaaataatatgatttatagtttttattcaattaaactttACTATGTAAGTAGCAAAATTGCAAGACAATTAagaagtatataaattttttatttttgaaaattagaatttataatttttgaaatgcaaaaagTGACAGCAATCAATAAATATGCCACCTTCATACTCTGTTTTCTCACCAATATTTCCATCAGGGTTGAGATCAAAGAAACCTACGCCTTCCAGTACAGTAGAGGTAAAAACTGGAAGAACCTGGGtaaggaaaaaactaaaaaaaacaatacaattgTTTAGTGATAGctattaaacttaaaagataacaattgcaatattatttgagttttattcaaaaaactatgtTATTCATTTGGAATTTTGTTATACTCatctttctaaataaatttatacacttATATCAAGCTAATTATgcaaacttatattattttcagtttattgaatattttgttaaaaaataaaattatttgaagaataaaaaaaaattttatggcatattttcttaaagctatgcattttttactaatttttgaaaatttttttaaattaatcttctctttataaattttttttgttatttagtaattaaataacaggaattaatttttcactctaaacttaaaaaatgttaataaactcTAAGCAGAATACTTTAAAGCTATCAACATGTGTAGGAAAAAACCTTTTCTTTAGtagtattaatatttgaaaacttgcagattttattattattattttaaataaatacctacCTTATATACATGGaaatgcactttaaaatttacatgatctctaaatcaaatattaaaaaatcttttaagttgtttactgcttaatattttttttaaaaatttaatatgattaatcttaactttaaatattgatcaattatttatttatcacacATTTTCTTTGTACTTGctttcagttttcaaaataaatttatctgattaagaatttatcgttaattttcttctttttattatttatgatttttttaaaagaagaaaaaatattgttggaaTTTGTAAGTGGTCTAGTTAAGTTCAATTAATAAATGGTCTAATGAAACTAATCGAGCTGAgatattataatagttattcAAAGCTCTACTACATGGATGAAAAAAGTATCTTAATTATTCTGAGGAGACTATTTAGgctactattttttatatgtaaggCTACTAAAGCAACTATTTCCAAGCAAAATTGCAGTGAAAATCCTAAATGTTAATATAAACCAATACAGACAGCTTCAAACTACTTATAATTGCAAATGATCAATCAAATGCAAGATTacttggatttgaaaaataattacttaatttggagaagaagaaacattaaaacttggaactataaaataataagtgagaaaaattctatttgtaaaCAAGACCTctcctttttatctttttttaaatgcctttttaCTTCTTAATAACATCCAATATAAATATCAGCAGAAGTAAGTGGAGAAAAGTCGACTGAAAAAGCAGTGGTAATGTCATGTCCAAGAAATTCACGAATTGAATCTTGTGcattgtaataataatgaataaaaatatagggatttttaaaaaataaacattgagaaAATTTATAGCAATAAGGGCTAATAAAACGATCCAAAGACCACAAGATTTACAATGGTATCGACGCAAATCAAGGGCATCTTGTAATGATATCAGAATTATAAATACCATCAAAAAATCAATTGCActaactgcaataaaaaaaaaagatcaaaacatGGATTTACGATTTTATCGAGCACGTTGAAAATTGATTAGTGAAATACGAGATTCGAAATTTCCAGGTCttaatatcgtataaaaaatttattcaatctaATTGTGAAGCCAATTAAAAAACACGGTGAATCTATcacattgattaaataattctcTTGTTATAAATTGGAATTAGCAACAAATATGctactcttaaaaaaattagaaaaaaaaatatttttctaaggaaCCCTCTTTTAAATGCTTGCCATTTTGGAATTACTTTTTAGATTATCAAATCTCTAATTTTGTGTTTGCCTTAGTAGTTCATTAACTCGAGCCGAAGTTTGGAGCTTCTTTCTTTCAATCTCGTGTTCTCAGTTTCATTTTTCTCCTAATTAGCGTAAAAAAGTCTAACGTTAGTGAATGAGAACCTAGGAAAAAAGAGGGTGCTGATAGGGGCAGAATTAATGTTCCATTAATTAGATTTTGGAtaagtaactaaatttaaattttagattagcagaattttaagaaaattttttaaaaatataagttattgatTCGCAGAAATCCGCTAAACAATGATCTTGAAATTCGCAGAATTCTACGAAATAGTGGAAGAATCACATGTCTGCTGATGATTttcaattatctaaaaaaaaaaatttccattcgaCCCTATTATTGAGCAGTTGAGAAAAGGaaagtttttctaatttgtagcagcatttataatttactttaaaccagggtttgttgatttaaatcagctgattttttatatatacatatatattgattttaaaagtaaaaaaaacagtgttttaaactattgatactttcttttcttagttttaaaatttattttaaatgaattgctgcattaattaattttagttaatgaaattactttctttcttggtgtgagttaaattccaacacatttgaaattacgtttttaaaaatcttttgattcttgagattgaaagtacagattaaagtaaacatttaatgcagACTTAATATAGACgtgcatagctgtagaaagtaattaataaacatgaaactttttcaaaaaaaaaaattaaaagttttgattgaaaaagcatggaattaaaatctatattatattttattggtggaaaatgtgtatttctaaaacttgaggttatattaaaaagaaattactctaatatgccaaaaatttGCTCTATATGCctttcaaagtctatttgaagCAGTGGGATTATTAACTGATAATCTGTCCAAgacaaatttactaccgtttagtgGTACCttcaaaaattccaatttcaggaaaaaatggtatttcacaaaatactttttcttaacattttatttttgaggctcgtaaaaaatgataaaccatttttaaccatatttttttgttgattttttaatataattttcacaaaatatgtctaaattttcacaaaatatgtacctctcagaaaaacctagacagaccacaaatttcattcatggatttgtttcaaaatggttgctatgcatcaaagctatgtattagaaaaattattttagtaagttagagcttctaaaatattgttataatatagttttaatattaatctaatttcgattaaacatttataaagcttttttaatcaaaaattaaagttcttacaatgtatttgaataaaaatcaaaaaaatctgatttaaataaaaaaaatcttgaaccCTGTGTGGTAGTGATGTCGGGTGGTACTCTACTTACACTTCAGCAGGGGATTCCCCGTTTATATGTAAAGAAAGGTCTAAAAAAGTGATTACAAAAAGTTGTCTCTTGTTTTTTGCAGtttcaaacaattatatcactttaaatatagtaaGCCGCTACAGGTTCAAAGGGCATTGTAACATTATTCAAACCATACAAATATCTACTATACAGCTGATGTAGTATGTAAAGgactaaataaaaacttgtacgaaactatatatttttttcttcttataaataagCTCAGCTCGCCAACGAATCAACCACTCACAACGGATGGTTGGTTGGCGAAAGGAGGTTCCGAAACCAACAGTGAATGAAGGATANtaaatccatttttttatcatatttttgtgttgattttttaatataatttttaattttcactaattatgtcgaaattttcacaaaatatgtacctctcagaaaaacctagatgGACCTctgaagtattctttaaattctctatttcatctagtctttaaattacattcatgcatttgtttcaaaatggttgctatgtattcaaagctatgtattataatgaaaaattattttagtaagttagagcttcaaaaatattgttataatatagtttcaatattaatctaattttaattatacatttataaagtttttttaataaaaaattcaagttcttacaatgtatttgaataaaaatcaaaaaaatctgatttaaaatcaaaagaatttgatttaaatcaaaaaaatctaattttttgtaaaaaaatcacaaactcTGCTTTAAACGCAATGGTCTCTAAAGTAAGACGCATAGAAAATTCAAAGGGATATcacatttcttttcaaatgtttcCTGGCACAcaatattatttctgaaaatcaaaattcaagggatttttttttttagctgttaACTATGCATTATAGAAACAAATTCAATCACATTGTTcctatgtaattataatttaatatttcttagatAATTTATCAGTTGTATGTATATGTATTGtttcatatgaaataaataaattataacttgattttcagcaattttttctttattttttgaaaaaatattttttttatggcacATATAcacaatatttacataatttgaggtaaaatttatgattatttttgtcaCAAAGGTATGCAGtcagaaaagtttgaaaatcacTTCTTTAATGTGTAAAGCTTGATatttgaagttttgaaaaaatatattgttttaccCACTAATGTGAACTTATTCAAactacaagaataaaaaaataagattaacaagactgatataattttatatgatagtaaaaagtttaatctttaaaaaaattcttccccagctatattatttaaaaaaaagaaaattttagtcaaCAACTATGATTATTGCATGAATAAAGTCTCTTTTCAGGATAAACAAGagtgcatttaaattattttttgtatgaatattttatcacatacaGTCTTGTGAAAGGCTTTTCTCCAGTATGAATAACAAATTAtccatataaattatatttccctgcataaaatttatcacaaacaCTGCATGAATTTAGTTCATCACCAGTATAAACAAGACAGTATTAAATTtacttgtgaaatattttttttcacacgcTGCTTGAAGAAGTTTTCTCAAGTATGACCaagaatatgtttattaaacCTAGCTTTCTGTAGAAATGATTTATCACACAAGCTGCAAGCATAAAGTTTTTCACTAGTATGAATttgtgaatgtttttttaaatgatgtttatGAGAAAATTTCTTATCACATTCATCGCAAGAATAGGGCTTTTCTCCACTATGAACaagataatgtttatttaaatgaactttcTGGGAAAATGATTTATTACACACATCACATATATAAGGCTTTACTCCAGTATGAACAAGATAGTGTTGATTTAAATGTGGTTTCTGTGAGAATGTTTTATCACATACACTACATGAATAAGGTTTTTCTCCACTATGAACCAGATAATGTTGATTTAAAGTACGTTTAAGTGAGAATGTTTTATCACATACATTACATGAATGGGGCTTCTCTCCGCTATGAACAAGATAATGTTGAATTAAATGACGTTTTTGAGCGAATGTTTTTTCACATAAATCACatgaaaaaggtttttctcTAGTGTGAACAAGAGAGTGTTCCTTTAAGTTGCCTTTCTgtgaaaatgatttataacaAACAGTACATAaataaggtttttcaccagtatgaacaagaTAATGCCGATTTAGACTTCTTTTATGTGTGAAAGGTTTATTACATACACtgcaagaataaggtttttctcCAGTATGAAGAAGACAGTGTttcattacattacattttgatGCAAATACTTTATCACACACACTACAGGGATAAGGTTTATTTAAGTTGACTTTCTGCGAAAATGTTCTATCACACATActgaataaataagattttcctctagaacaaaaatttaatagagttttatttaaactcttAACGATATTCTACCAGTTAAGTTAGAGTCATGGATGTTGAAGAGTCTCCATGGTTAGGGCACTTATTACGAACGTAAgcgcataaaatataaataagtaattacaaacaaagaaaaaagtgaataagattatttttatagaatcgAAATTGATCGTCTGCCAAAAATGAAACATGTTGCTAACCGGTTGCCCATActtgaatacaaatttatttgagaGCCACCGTAGCCGAGAGGTATAACCCAACATTCATACTGTCATGTGACTCGCATATGCGATCGCTGGCCGAGCGTTCTCACTGTCTAAACTAGTTTCGCATGCGAGGGTGAACCTGGAAATAACAAAACCTGGTCataggaaaaaattgaaatgagaaCGCTCCCTAATTAAACGAACGACTGGCCGTTGTAGGTAGTAAGAACGTACCCCAAGTAGTAAATTacgcaacgaaaaaaaaaaaaaaaNaaaaaaaaaaaaaaaaaaaaaaaaaaacacagtttctgcaggatgggaaaaaaattccgaatttcGAGGAATTTTGAAGGCAAGCAAAACAGGcgcaaaatcaatacaaatttaaaaattatggaatgCAATATAAAATGTTGCAGTTGTgcatttacatcgcactagagctgcacgataggctattggcgacggtctaaaaaacatccctgaggatgatccgaagacatgccatcacaattttgatcctctgcggagttgatggcaccccctcttcggtagcccgacgacctgcacgcgaagtcgagcactttacggtagtacagtttaacgaggactcaTATCTCACACCCTCTGTCCCTgctcagactgatccaagtggtcacccacccgcacgcTGACCGCAGCcgatgatgcttgacttcggtgatctgctgggaaccgtgtattaacgatcagtccaccgcgcaatataaattgtaacaaatgtaatatatatatatatatatatatgtatNacttaacttaaaaaattttgcaatactttactaaaagtgaatttttaatttcatattttttaatttatctattaaaggataattaatttatttaaagataattaatacattaaaagataaataatttattaaaacattattaaaagctaatttattaaaagaattactgaatgtaatttttttgaatttaaacatttttaaaaaaatatgattactaaaaaagaaatctcatatttttaaaaattgcttactcaagatattaaaaaaatgagatgaataaaaaaaaatttcaaaatatactgtGTCAAAGCTTAagcaaaaagttattaaatctaCAAAAAGCAAATCAACTTATTATCTGTAAACGTTTTTCAAAAAGCTTATGTTACTTTCActacaaaatacaaaagcattgatttaattaaaggGATGGAGGTTAAAATCTGCAGTTAAAATCTGGGGACGTTTCATGGGAGTTAAAATCTGCAGTTTTCCCAATTTCCTTCCTAAAAAAACATGGTTTATTTCTGTTATTGGGTTTATTAAGGGTATTATGACTGGATTACCCTTAATAAGTTAGTATAATAGAATAGGTGGATAGTTAACTATTGGGGGTAAATGTAAGATATGatcatttattgaatttctaaCTTTTGCAATCAggaattttaagttacaaaaattccAGGGATGCTCGTTATTtagaaaatacagaaataagtAGAACAATGGGAAAATGAGTATATGTAAGttagaaaacaagaaaatacctttttttacgCAACAAAGgctatatgaaaaatttatatatatttcttttaattgttttgtgcGGGCAAAACATGTTAAACAATATTGGGATTCACCAAATTCTTTTACATCCCCAGCTTTTCGGAGAGAAGTTTATGTCAAGAGAAACTAGACTTCGTCAGTATTTTTTATGTGAAGCAtcacaaaagaaattaaaacctCCTATAGTTAGCTTGTCGATTATTTGACTCGAACGAGCGGACCTTCTACCAAtgtggatattttacgttaacaTTGGGTTTCGTGTAAGTAGGAAGTTTGCGAACCAACCATTTAATTTTGCAGTTCAGATCtggttctcttttttttttaagaatagagCAGCATTTTATTTCGGCAATAATAAACGTTTACgctaattaatcaaatttggtaggaaaaaaagctcttaaacaaataattcaataggatttttttgacattaataTCGTTTGTAATCACACATCAATAATGCAAACATACAACCAATTGCACCACCATACTGCACAATATATATTCAGGATGTAATCATCACCTATATGCACCATtagaattctaattaaaaattaagtaaaaaaagaagtatgtaCTTTTGGGGACAcgagaaaataacaaaatgctaTCAAAATCTGTCATCATTCTTTAGGAAAGTGGGACGAAAAATGATCAAAACCTGCTGTATTGCTTGGGTGAAAttacatatacatatttttaataattgctttttcaaCCTTACTCTGTTTCATTAGGTAATCAAACAggctttaatattttcagtccAGCTTTATTCAGGGATAATACTTTAGATTTTGacagtgttttcttttttctttgctttaatataaattagcaCTTTCTAATATACACGCATTATTTCATtcagtttgataaaaattctaaaattatgtaatcAGAATCATCATGACGGAGCATCATGTAGATGTGCATACATTGttgatgaagaagaaaaaagaatttagtcaATTTCAAGTGTAATCGACCAAAATTCATGAAGAAAAATTGTAAGTGTCTGTAACATGCAGCATAAAATATAcatctttcaaaacatttcccGTTATTTGTTGTGGCCTTCTGAATTCACTTGTATAACTGAATTTTCCAAATACttcttacataataatttttttaaaaaaaactgacttcTGAAATTataacgaattttaaataaaattacagggGAACTTACAGAACAACTAATAAGGGTACTTATCCGCATTTCTGGATggtaaaaaaattg
Above is a window of Parasteatoda tepidariorum isolate YZ-2023 chromosome 5, CAS_Ptep_4.0, whole genome shotgun sequence DNA encoding:
- the LOC107454211 gene encoding zinc finger protein 300-like, whose amino-acid sequence is MCDRTFSQKVNLNKPYPCSVCDKVFASKCNVMKHCLLHTGEKPYSCSVCNKPFTHKRSLNRHYLVHTGEKPYLCTVCYKSFSQKGNLKEHSLVHTREKPFSCDLCEKTFAQKRHLIQHYLVHSGEKPHSCNVCDKTFSLKRTLNQHYLVHSGEKPYSCSVCDKTFSQKPHLNQHYLVHTGVKPYICDVCNKSFSQKVHLNKHYLVHSGEKPYSCDECDKKFSHKHHLKKHSQIHTSEKLYACSLCDKSFLQKARFNKHILGHT